One Alkalicoccus halolimnae DNA segment encodes these proteins:
- the modB gene encoding molybdate ABC transporter permease subunit → MFDEVNLFPLFLSLRVALTATLFAFIIGVPIAYYLNRSKSRSADIIDTFITLPIVLPPTVLGYYLLVLLGRQSSIGAFLEDNFNITIVFTPTGAVIAALVVSIPFLIKSAKSAFAWIDPALLQAARVLGRSEFNIFITIMLPLAWRGILAGVTLAFARALGDFGATLMVAGSIPNETMTMPIAIYDALLAGNQELANILVIIMTAVSVSVLYIINRLEKRMTRGRE, encoded by the coding sequence ATGTTTGACGAAGTTAATTTGTTCCCGCTCTTTTTATCGTTAAGAGTTGCTCTGACAGCAACTCTATTTGCTTTTATCATCGGCGTTCCGATTGCCTATTACCTGAATCGCTCCAAGAGTAGATCAGCAGACATCATCGACACGTTCATTACTTTGCCGATCGTTCTGCCTCCAACCGTTCTCGGTTATTATCTGCTTGTTTTATTAGGAAGACAAAGTTCCATCGGGGCATTTTTAGAAGACAACTTTAACATCACGATTGTTTTTACACCGACCGGGGCTGTCATAGCTGCCTTAGTCGTCTCGATTCCGTTTTTAATCAAATCAGCAAAGTCTGCCTTTGCCTGGATCGACCCGGCCTTACTGCAGGCCGCGAGAGTACTGGGCAGGTCTGAATTCAATATTTTTATTACGATTATGCTGCCTTTGGCGTGGAGAGGCATTCTGGCAGGAGTAACTCTTGCCTTTGCCAGAGCACTCGGGGATTTCGGGGCCACTCTGATGGTCGCAGGCAGCATTCCAAATGAAACGATGACTATGCCGATTGCTATTTATGATGCCCTGCTCGCGGGTAATCAGGAACTGGCCAATATTCTCGTTATAATCATGACCGCCGTATCCGTCAGTGTGCTTTACATTATTAACCGTCTGGAAAAAAGAATGACCCGGGGGAGGGAGTAA
- a CDS encoding sulfate/molybdate ABC transporter ATP-binding protein → MLKVDITKTLKHFQLTTSFTAEAGITGIIGPSGCGKSVTLQSLAGLQTPDSGEISLNNRPLFHSEHGIHVKSKDRNIGYVFQNYALFPHLTVEKNIEYGLKGRSSLEKKQKVSSLIKKVQLTGYENHYPNQLSGGQQQRVALARTLVTEPDLLLLDEPFSALDHHVKHILEQELVSILQENYSGIVLLVTHNMEEAYRLCDQLILYDKGQIIQSGKKEDVFQKPENTAAARVIGCKNILPVDSITKTNGYITCRMEGLNVKVPSRHVSDNTTHIGIYSENIAFTKEKEDADNTYSFTINNVVKGIHQTDINLRLENEIDIIASVLNNEVDAVWHGEAKVELPMSQLFLLKTTSSSPQG, encoded by the coding sequence ATGTTAAAAGTCGACATAACTAAAACGTTAAAACACTTTCAATTAACGACCAGCTTCACAGCGGAAGCAGGAATTACTGGTATTATCGGCCCTTCCGGCTGCGGAAAAAGCGTGACGCTGCAAAGTCTTGCCGGCCTGCAAACGCCCGACTCCGGGGAGATCTCTTTAAATAACCGCCCTCTATTTCACTCTGAACACGGTATCCATGTTAAGTCCAAAGACCGGAATATCGGCTACGTTTTTCAAAATTATGCCCTTTTCCCGCATTTAACGGTGGAAAAAAACATTGAATACGGTCTGAAGGGCAGATCCTCCCTGGAGAAAAAGCAGAAGGTTTCCAGCTTGATCAAAAAGGTCCAGCTTACAGGATATGAAAACCACTATCCGAATCAGCTTTCCGGAGGACAGCAGCAGCGGGTTGCCCTTGCGCGGACACTCGTAACCGAGCCGGATCTGCTTTTACTGGACGAACCATTCTCTGCTCTGGATCATCACGTTAAACATATTCTCGAGCAGGAGCTGGTCAGTATTCTGCAGGAGAATTATTCCGGCATTGTCCTGCTCGTGACACACAACATGGAAGAAGCCTACAGGCTGTGTGATCAATTGATTCTTTACGATAAAGGACAGATTATTCAATCAGGAAAAAAAGAGGATGTTTTTCAAAAGCCGGAAAATACAGCTGCAGCAAGAGTCATCGGCTGTAAAAACATCCTGCCTGTCGATTCCATCACAAAAACGAACGGCTATATAACATGCCGGATGGAAGGGCTGAATGTAAAAGTGCCCAGCCGGCACGTTTCGGATAACACTACCCATATCGGCATTTATTCCGAAAATATTGCTTTCACCAAAGAAAAAGAGGATGCTGACAACACGTATTCTTTCACAATAAATAACGTCGTTAAGGGGATTCATCAAACGGATATCAATCTACGTCTGGAAAACGAAATTGACATTATTGCTTCTGTACTGAATAACGAAGTAGACGCTGTATGGCATGGTGAAGCCAAAGTGGAACTGCCTATGAGTCAATTGTTTCTATTAAAAACAACAAGCTCCTCTCCCCAGGGGTAA
- the rlmH gene encoding 23S rRNA (pseudouridine(1915)-N(3))-methyltransferase RlmH, whose amino-acid sequence MQITIICVGKLKEKYLKQGIAEFEKRLQSYCRLSLIEVPDEQAPENMSEKEVEQVKEKEGARVLSKVKETQHVIALDLGGKQRTSEQFASELDKLSIHGKSQIAFIIGGSNGLSGSVLTRANDTISFSKMTFPHQLMKLILVEQVYRAFRIMKGEPYHK is encoded by the coding sequence TTGCAGATCACCATTATATGCGTCGGTAAGCTGAAAGAGAAGTATTTAAAGCAGGGCATTGCAGAGTTTGAAAAGCGCCTCCAGAGCTACTGCAGACTCAGTCTGATCGAAGTGCCCGACGAACAGGCTCCGGAGAACATGAGTGAAAAAGAAGTGGAGCAGGTGAAAGAGAAGGAAGGAGCACGCGTTCTCTCTAAGGTCAAAGAGACGCAGCATGTGATTGCGCTTGACCTCGGCGGGAAGCAGCGTACTTCGGAACAGTTCGCTTCCGAACTTGATAAACTGTCGATCCACGGCAAAAGCCAGATTGCTTTTATCATCGGCGGCTCCAACGGACTGAGCGGTTCCGTCCTTACCCGTGCCAACGATACAATCTCTTTTTCGAAGATGACTTTCCCGCACCAGCTCATGAAGCTGATCCTCGTCGAGCAGGTGTACCGGGCGTTCCGGATTATGAAGGGAGAGCCTTATCATAAGTAG
- a CDS encoding penicillin-binding transpeptidase domain-containing protein, whose protein sequence is MKRKVTGLLLISAAGLAACSNEDPADPEDTLDAYLESWNSGSYEEMPNYLTASSEQEINSFDWDFAERYSDIYEALSVTIEDITYEARDFEEEDINLEELEEISYPVTVDMETAAGSLSYETEVELEKIVDEEEDTEEWQTTWQPQHLMAGLEEPDEQVAIEREEPVRGEIFDRTGEPLAVNGEIARVAVVPEAAEDTEEAAAEVASVLDLNEEQTIEAASAYPDNPDWAAPVQDLPTGDERIDELLEISGVSVSTVEGREYPYGEVSGALIGYIGAMTAEELEEVDEGYSSTSALGKSGVELIKEEELRGTTGVEIAIQNEAGETRRIVQSVEAEAGTDVTLTIDIDMQQEMAEIIGEDSGTGVVMNPQNGETLVLASEPSVDSNLRYLGLPDPRAEELETPEILTERRFQRAYSPGSVWKPFTAVAGLEAGTLDPEEALDIDGARWQPDDSWGGYQVTRVNEDVDSVDLEAAMSYSDNIYFARQALALGADEMKSWGERFGMEDTFPFDFPLHASQLANEGFDNEILLADSGYGQGEVELPPVHLNALYSMFIREGEVAQPMLFEDSEKTSSGVTDSETAGLVRETLINVVEDENGTAHRPDPGHGRSLAGKTGTAELKSDQTVEDGEQIGWYTSFDYEQEDYVTTMMIQNVEEYGGSGYVVDLANEFWETLDE, encoded by the coding sequence ATGAAAAGAAAAGTTACCGGCTTGCTGCTCATCTCAGCTGCGGGTCTTGCAGCCTGTTCAAATGAAGATCCGGCCGATCCGGAAGACACGCTTGATGCGTATCTCGAATCTTGGAACAGCGGCTCCTATGAAGAGATGCCGAACTATCTGACTGCTTCTTCCGAGCAGGAAATCAACAGTTTTGACTGGGATTTTGCCGAAAGATACAGCGATATTTATGAAGCACTTTCGGTCACAATTGAAGACATTACATATGAAGCACGCGACTTTGAAGAGGAAGACATCAACCTGGAAGAGCTCGAGGAAATCAGCTACCCCGTCACTGTAGATATGGAGACAGCTGCAGGCTCCCTTTCCTATGAAACGGAAGTCGAACTTGAAAAAATAGTGGATGAAGAAGAAGATACAGAAGAATGGCAGACCACCTGGCAGCCGCAGCACCTTATGGCCGGCCTGGAAGAACCCGACGAACAAGTTGCCATTGAAAGGGAAGAACCGGTGCGGGGAGAAATATTCGACCGCACCGGGGAACCGCTCGCTGTGAATGGTGAAATCGCGCGCGTCGCTGTCGTTCCTGAAGCAGCAGAGGACACAGAAGAAGCAGCTGCCGAAGTCGCTTCTGTGCTTGATCTTAACGAAGAACAGACAATCGAAGCCGCTTCCGCCTACCCGGATAACCCCGACTGGGCCGCTCCCGTGCAGGATCTCCCGACCGGCGATGAGCGGATTGACGAACTGCTCGAAATAAGCGGTGTTTCGGTCAGTACTGTCGAAGGGCGCGAGTACCCTTACGGTGAGGTGAGCGGTGCCCTTATCGGCTATATTGGAGCTATGACGGCCGAAGAACTTGAAGAAGTGGATGAAGGCTACAGCAGCACATCCGCTCTCGGTAAAAGCGGAGTAGAGCTTATTAAAGAAGAAGAGCTCCGCGGCACTACAGGAGTCGAGATTGCCATTCAAAATGAGGCAGGAGAAACGCGTCGCATCGTCCAGTCGGTTGAGGCCGAGGCAGGGACCGATGTTACGCTCACAATCGATATCGATATGCAGCAGGAGATGGCAGAAATAATAGGAGAAGACTCCGGAACCGGTGTTGTCATGAACCCGCAGAACGGAGAAACACTTGTGCTCGCGAGTGAACCATCGGTGGATTCCAACCTCCGCTACCTCGGCCTTCCTGATCCGCGGGCTGAAGAACTGGAGACGCCTGAAATACTTACAGAACGCCGCTTTCAGCGTGCCTATTCTCCCGGATCGGTATGGAAGCCCTTCACAGCTGTAGCCGGCCTCGAAGCAGGAACGCTGGACCCCGAGGAGGCACTCGACATAGACGGTGCTCGATGGCAGCCCGATGACAGCTGGGGCGGCTACCAGGTCACACGTGTAAATGAAGATGTGGACAGCGTGGATCTGGAGGCGGCGATGAGCTATTCGGATAATATCTATTTTGCCCGGCAGGCACTCGCCTTAGGGGCCGATGAAATGAAAAGCTGGGGAGAACGCTTCGGTATGGAAGATACTTTTCCGTTCGATTTCCCACTCCACGCCTCCCAGCTGGCTAATGAAGGATTCGATAACGAAATCCTTCTCGCTGACAGCGGCTACGGACAGGGGGAAGTAGAGCTTCCGCCGGTGCACTTGAACGCTCTTTATTCTATGTTTATCCGGGAAGGGGAGGTCGCTCAGCCGATGCTGTTTGAAGATTCAGAAAAAACGTCCTCCGGCGTCACCGATTCTGAGACAGCCGGGCTCGTCCGCGAAACGTTGATCAATGTCGTTGAGGACGAAAACGGCACTGCTCACCGCCCGGATCCCGGGCATGGACGCTCCCTTGCCGGAAAAACCGGCACAGCAGAGCTGAAGTCCGACCAGACAGTGGAAGATGGGGAACAAATCGGCTGGTATACGAGCTTTGACTATGAACAGGAAGATTACGTAACAACGATGATGATCCAGAACGTGGAGGAGTACGGAGGCAGCGGCTATGTCGTCGATCTTGCCAACGAATTCTGGGAAACACTCGATGAATAA